Within Burkholderia diffusa, the genomic segment CCGGATTCCGGGGAATCAGCGTGTCACAGCTTCCCCAGGAAGTGATACGCGATCTCGAAGTGATCCTCGAACATCACGTTGCGCATCTGCGCGAATTCGTTGAGCGGCACCCAGCGCGCCTTGTCGGCGTCGTCGCTGCCCTTCACGCGCGGCAGTTCGCCGGTCGGGAAGTTGAACAGGCATGCGTGCGTGATCGTGCGGCCGCGCAGCGAGCGGAACGGATGATCGAACACCTGGCGATCCTTGATCGAGCCGCGCAGCACGGGCTCCGGCAGCTTCAGGCCGGTTTCCTCGCGCAGTTCGCGGATGCACGCCGCATCGAGCCGCTCGTCCTGGTTCACGAACCCGCCCGGCAGCGCCCACAGGCCGCGGCCCGGTTCGCTGCGCCGGCGCACGAGCAGGATGTGGCCCGAATGCACGACCACCGCGTCGACCGTCACGAACGTGACCGGATACGGCGCGGCGGACCATGCCTTGCGATACGCGGCGATGAATTCGGCCTCGGCCTTCAGCTGCGCGAATTCCGGTTGCGTGCGGAAATGCTCGAGCCAGCCGAACACGGGTTCCGGCACGGCCCATTGCACGAAGCTGTTGGTGCGTTCGGCGAAATACTGGTCGCGGATTTCTGTGGCGGAAATGTCTTCGGTCGCGTCGACGTCGACGAGCTCCCATTGCGGGAACATCCGCAGGTAATACGATGTAGCGTCCTTCTCGTGCCCGATCAGCCCGACCTTGCGCTGCGCGACGTCGCCGAGCGCGGCGGCCACGGCATCCTGCACCCAGCGCACCCAGTCGCCATCGTTGTACGTCGAATCCTGCACGGGCGCGACCGTCACGCGCTCGCGCTCCGACGGCTCGAGCAGCGAAGCCAGCATCTGGCAGCGCTCGTCGAACGAGAACGGATCCTTGATGGTGCGGGGCTTGTCGGTCGACCCGATCAGCACGCACACGCGCTCGGCCCGGCTCAGTGCCGACTTCAGCACGTTCAGGTGACCACGATGCGGGGGCTGGAAACGACCAATGAAAACGAGCGCGTCGAAGCGCCGGTTCTGTTGCGTACTCATGAGGCTCCCTCAAGAGATTGAAACGCTTCGGGTCTGTCCCGAAGGCATGGAATCGATCGTAGGTGAATTCCCGGAGAAGGTCAATCGAGCACGTGCTCAACTTGACGAAGTCTGAAGAAATGCGCGACGCCGGCGCGGTACACTCGATGTCATCCCAATCCGCGCGTTGCGCTCCGCCACCCATCATGAGGATCTCTGTCAGCCGGATCGTCGGTGTCGATCGCAGACGCCTCTTCACGTGGTCGCAGGACTACGCGCGGCGTCTCGTGTGGGACAGCTTCCTCGCCGACGCGTATCTGCTCGACGGGATGACGGCCGACGTCGGCGTCGACGCGTTCTGCCGCAGCCAGTCGGGCGCGACGATGGTGTCGCGCTACACGTCGTATCGTCCGCCGCAGGTCGCGGCCGTCGAAATGGTCGACGGGCCGAAAGTGCTCGAATGCTTCAGCGGCAGCTGGAATTTCACCGAACGCACGCCAGGCACGACCGAAGTGAAGTTCACGTACCACTTCCGCGCGCAGCCGTCCTGGCTGCGCTGGCTGCTCGAACCGCTGATCGGCGCGTTCTATCTCGTGCACACGCGCCGGCGTCTCGATTCGTTCAAGCGCTGGGCCGAAGCGGAAGCGTTGCCGCACTGAGCGTCGCTCACGCGAGGCCGCGCGTCACCTGTTGCCGGACCCGTGCATGCGTGCCGCGTGCGGCGTTGGCGAGAAGCGTCTCGGGCTGCGCGGTGGTGCGCACCACTCGCCGGACGCGGCATGCTCGCCGCCCGACGCATGCTCGGCTGATTGCCGGTCCCCGACTCCGAGCCGCAGCGGTCATTGCGGCGCCGCCGGCAACCGCTATAATCGCGCGACATTCCGACTGCATTGAGCAGGCCGACGGCGCGCGCCATGCGACGCGCCGCATATCCTCCTCAACAACAATAATGACAAACCGAACCGTTCGACGCCTTCGCCCGTTCGTGCGCGCCGCCGCGCGCCTGCTCGCGTGCGCCCCGTTGCTGGGCGCGCCGCTGGCGCCGCATGCGGCCGATGCCGCGAGCCCGGATGCGCAGCCGGCCTCCGGCCGCTATGTCGTCGTCGACACCGGCCATACGCCGGCCCATCCGGGAGCCACCGGCGCGAGCGGCCGCGTCGAATACCGGTACAACCTCGACCTGTCCAGTGCCGTCGCGGAGAAGCTCGCCGCGCACGGCGATCGCGTACTGCGCACGTCGGCCGACGGCCGCGAGATCGCGCTCGACCAACGCTCGACGCAGGCGCCCGACGCTAACCTGTTCGTGTCGATCCATCACGATTCGATGCAGCAGCAGTTCATCGATGCGGGCCGGCAACGTGAATTCCGCGGTTTCGCCGTGTTCGTGTCGGAGCGCAATCCGCACTACGCGGAAAGCCTGCGTTGCGCGAAGGCGATCGCCGAGCGGCTGGTCGCGGCCGGCGAACGGCCGTCGCTATATCACGCGCAGCCGATCAAGGGCGAGAACCGTCCGCTGATCGATCCGCAACTCGGCATCCACCGCTTCGACGATCTCGTCGTGCTGCGCACCGCGCCGATTCCCGCCGTGCTGGTCGAGGCCGGCGTGATCGTCAATCCCGACGAGGAAAAGCGTCTCGCTCAGCGCGAGACAATCCAGCGCCTCGCCACCGCGATCGCGGGCGGGATCGACGCGTGTACGGCAGTCCGGTAAACGCGATGCCGGTCGGTTTCAACGGTTTTCACCCAGTGAGGAGCACCACCATGAAGAAGAAGAATCTGCTCGTATCGTGCGCGCTGCTCGCGCTCGCCGTTCCGTTCGCCGCGCATGCGGCCGGCTGCGGCAAGCCGCGCAGTGCGTTCGACCAGGTGTACTGCAGCAGCAACGAGTTCTCGCAACTCGACCGTGAGCTGAACGACGAATACGGCCGCGTGCGCAAACAGCTGAGCGGTGACCAGCAGGCGAAGCTGAAGACGGGGCAGCTCGCGTGGATGAAGCAGCGCGACGATCGCTGCAGCGAGACGCGCGACGATGGCTACCTCGTGAACCTGCAATGCGCGATCGATGCGACGCAGTCCCGCCTGTCGTTCCTGCGCGAACGCGAGCGCGAGTGCTCGAGCACCGGGTGCGTGACGGCGAAGCTCGGCGAGTAACGGCTGCTCGGGTACCGTGCCGCGAGTCGATTCGCGGCACGGCGCCTTCTTTCGTGCACTATCCGTCATTCGGCAATCCGATGGCATATCGACGACATCGAACATGACGACGATCGACATCCGCGCCGCAACGCCCGTCGACGCACCGGCCATCGCCGAAATTCACGTCGCATCGTGGCGCGCCACCTACCCAGGCATCGTGCCTGCCTCGTACCTCGCCGGCCTGTCGGTCGAACAGCGCACCACCGTCTGGCGCGACGTGTTCGACGCCGGACGGCCACATGTCGCACTCGCGTTCACGGAAGGCGAACCGAGGGGCTGGATCACCTATGGTCCGACGCGCGACACCGACAAGGATTCCACCTGGGGCGAAATCGGAGCGATCTATCTGCATCCGTCGCATTGCGGCCAGGGAATCGGTGCCGCGCTGGTCGCCCATGCGCGCCGATCGCTGCATGACGCGGGGCATGAGTGGGTGTCTCTGTGGGTGCTCGTCGAAAACCGGCGCGCGAAAGCGTTCTACGAACGCGAAGGTTTCGTCGCCGAGCGCGATGCCAAGACGTTCGAGATCGACGGTGTGCCGATCAAGGAAATCCGCTATTGGCGCGCGCTTCCTTAGCGACGCCTTCAGTTCCTTTCCCGTCGGATTGCCGCCGCCTCGCGGCGAAGTCACGCGTCACGCCGTCACAGAAACCACCGATACTCCCGCGCTCCGATCTCGTTGCGAAAATCCAGCTCCTCCTGCCGCTTGTTCTCGCAATACACCATCACGAACTCGCTGCCGAGCCCTTCACGCACGATCGCGTGATCCTGCATCGCCGCGACGGCCGACAGCATCTCCTTCGGAAAATCGATTCCGCTGCCGCGATCGTCATTGAGCGGCGCGATCGGTTCGAGCCGTGCGTCGAGCCCGTGCTCCATCCCGCTGAGGATCGCCGCGAGCACGAGGTACGGATTCGCGTCCGCGCTTGCGAGCCGATGCTCGATGCGCAGATTCCGCGCATCCGATTCCGGAATCCGGATGCACGCATCGCGATCCTCGAAGCCCCAACTTGCACGACTCGCCGCATTCACCATCGATCCATAGCGCCGGAACGCATTGTGATTCGGCGCGAACACCGGCATGCAGTGCGGCAGCAGCGCGAGGCAGCCAGCCACCGCATGCCGCAGCGGCCGCTGCCCGTCCGCCGCGAGCAGGTTGCGGCCTGCGTCGTCGTACAGGCTCACGTGAACGTGCATCCCGCTGCCCGGCGCATGCAGATACGGCTTGCCCATGAAGCTCGCGCGATAGCCATGCTGCAACGCGACGCCGCGCGTGCTGCGGCAGAACAGCGCCGACCAGTCGGCCGCGCGCAACGCGTCG encodes:
- a CDS encoding bifunctional nicotinamide-nucleotide adenylyltransferase/Nudix hydroxylase, which translates into the protein MSTQQNRRFDALVFIGRFQPPHRGHLNVLKSALSRAERVCVLIGSTDKPRTIKDPFSFDERCQMLASLLEPSERERVTVAPVQDSTYNDGDWVRWVQDAVAAALGDVAQRKVGLIGHEKDATSYYLRMFPQWELVDVDATEDISATEIRDQYFAERTNSFVQWAVPEPVFGWLEHFRTQPEFAQLKAEAEFIAAYRKAWSAAPYPVTFVTVDAVVVHSGHILLVRRRSEPGRGLWALPGGFVNQDERLDAACIRELREETGLKLPEPVLRGSIKDRQVFDHPFRSLRGRTITHACLFNFPTGELPRVKGSDDADKARWVPLNEFAQMRNVMFEDHFEIAYHFLGKL
- a CDS encoding type II toxin-antitoxin system RatA family toxin, with amino-acid sequence MRISVSRIVGVDRRRLFTWSQDYARRLVWDSFLADAYLLDGMTADVGVDAFCRSQSGATMVSRYTSYRPPQVAAVEMVDGPKVLECFSGSWNFTERTPGTTEVKFTYHFRAQPSWLRWLLEPLIGAFYLVHTRRRLDSFKRWAEAEALPH
- a CDS encoding N-acetylmuramoyl-L-alanine amidase family protein; amino-acid sequence: MTNRTVRRLRPFVRAAARLLACAPLLGAPLAPHAADAASPDAQPASGRYVVVDTGHTPAHPGATGASGRVEYRYNLDLSSAVAEKLAAHGDRVLRTSADGREIALDQRSTQAPDANLFVSIHHDSMQQQFIDAGRQREFRGFAVFVSERNPHYAESLRCAKAIAERLVAAGERPSLYHAQPIKGENRPLIDPQLGIHRFDDLVVLRTAPIPAVLVEAGVIVNPDEEKRLAQRETIQRLATAIAGGIDACTAVR
- a CDS encoding lysozyme inhibitor LprI family protein; this encodes MKKKNLLVSCALLALAVPFAAHAAGCGKPRSAFDQVYCSSNEFSQLDRELNDEYGRVRKQLSGDQQAKLKTGQLAWMKQRDDRCSETRDDGYLVNLQCAIDATQSRLSFLRERERECSSTGCVTAKLGE
- a CDS encoding GNAT family N-acetyltransferase, which codes for MTTIDIRAATPVDAPAIAEIHVASWRATYPGIVPASYLAGLSVEQRTTVWRDVFDAGRPHVALAFTEGEPRGWITYGPTRDTDKDSTWGEIGAIYLHPSHCGQGIGAALVAHARRSLHDAGHEWVSLWVLVENRRAKAFYEREGFVAERDAKTFEIDGVPIKEIRYWRALP
- a CDS encoding glutamine synthetase family protein; amino-acid sequence: MADVVPVLVDEIRAFRQAHPEIRYVDLICLDLPGHFYGKRYPIDALEKVASGSLLKLPQNCVLLGTQGGLYKIGDYCFNDGDPDAPRRLIPGTLKLVRWERQPLAQMLISSDGTDAPIEFEPREVLARVLRRFAARGIRPVVAFELEFYLFAAQLANGMPQYPRDRLSDDRDDQPNMHIERLSRFSDVLHEMVEAACEQGVDATVITAELGPGQFEINFGHTDDALRAADWSALFCRSTRGVALQHGYRASFMGKPYLHAPGSGMHVHVSLYDDAGRNLLAADGQRPLRHAVAGCLALLPHCMPVFAPNHNAFRRYGSMVNAASRASWGFEDRDACIRIPESDARNLRIEHRLASADANPYLVLAAILSGMEHGLDARLEPIAPLNDDRGSGIDFPKEMLSAVAAMQDHAIVREGLGSEFVMVYCENKRQEELDFRNEIGAREYRWFL